Below is a window of Cheilinus undulatus linkage group 8, ASM1832078v1, whole genome shotgun sequence DNA.
AGGTATCTGTCACATCCTGTTATTTCTTCTGGCAGATAATCcaaataaagtgatttaaaagttaAAGGGAACAACTGCCCAAGAATCTATTACATGATTGTCCGGTTGtatctttttgcttctttagaAAATGTGGaggtgatgacatcattttactTTCTTTCAACAGAATCAGTGCAAATGGCACTCCATACCCTGGCAGGCACCAGGCTCCTACATCATCAAACCAACGCTTCACCGCTTCAGCACCCTCCACACCAGACTCCAAATCCACGGACAGGTCAGCTATTGTACAACAAATAACTGATTTAATAGCACTGTATAAAACAACAATATCCATTTGAACCAATCTGTACATTCCTTAATCAAATGTTCTCTCCTCTGCGTGTAGACCTGCTTTAGGAGGTTTGCTGACTTCATCGTACAGACAGCATCAGGAGTCtctggctgcagagagagaaaggaggcgAGTGGAAAGAGAAGAGCGTTTGCAGAGAAttgaaagagaagagaggaacCGCTTCAAGTTAGTCTCACCTCAAGAGTCAGATAAAACTCTGTAGGACTTCATGTCAGAGAGAAtatatttctttactttttactgCAGATAGCGACATGCTGGCAGGGGCCATTTCTGGAAACAGATGGCTCCAGTCCTTTTTCAAGAGAGATATCCACAAATCTcccatttctttaaaaaggcTGTCTTTCTTAATGAAGCTTGTTAGATTGACTAAACTTTCACTTTCCAGATAAGTTAATTTAGTTAATTAGTTACCCCTTTAAATGAAGTATATTGgataatattaataatgtaATTTTCCAATAAGGCTCTTTTTAATCGGAatgcatttctgtttttctacCTTCCCATTTCAGTCGGGATTACGGTGAAAAGAGGGAAGAACTGAGACAAGCCCGAGAAGAAAggtgagtttgtttttttcactgtaatATTGCTGCAGTTGTGACAGTAGATCAAACACTGGAGTTTTGAATGCCGGGAGATCCTGTTTAAAATGGAGAACAGATGTAAAGTCAGTTGTACCCAGCCTAAGGCTGAATTATAGGTGTCGGAGCTCCTTTAGGCCTGCTCACCATTAAGACGTTCTAAAGTTAACAGGACAAGTGTGTAATGGGATCTCGGCATGCATGAACACCAGTTATCTAACATTGACCATGTCCACGTGTGAGTGTGTGCGCAACATAACTTACAGCTTATTTCTAATGCTCTCACAGTTTCCCTCATTCAACTGAAAtacatgcagttttttttcagaTCATCGAATATGGACATCATGCCATTAATTAACAAAAACCTCTGCCTCTCTTTTGGCTTTCAGGGATGTCATGTTTCTAAATGTCATACTGTCAGGAGGTCGTATTTTTGATTAGCCCAATATCTGAAGGTGTGTTAGAGGATGGTAATACATGtctttaaatctaaaaacaatAGAGAAATTTACACATTTTACAATAGCTAGCATTATTTTGATACTCCGTTTATTTGAACCAAGAGTTTAGTGATCAACAGGTCTGCGTGGATCTAAACCAGAGTGTGCAGGTATATTAAGGTACATTCTGTAATTAAAGGTACAAAGCTGTGGAGAGGATAGCTGCTGAAGAGTTAGAGCGAGAGCGGCCCAGAGTGACAAGAGGACGTACAGAGATCACTTTATGTTTGAGTCCGACGCCTGCAAGCCGCTCAGCATCCCGCTGTACCACACCTTCATCCATTATCTCACAGGAAGACATCGTCACAACAGCACACCAGACATCAGGTAAACGGTGTTTGTCAAGTGTTTAATCATTAAAAGAATCCAACCTACAGGAACCTTATGGTAATGTTGGCTTGAGTAGCTTCTGTAGACAAAGCTGGCTTTGAGTGCATCTCTCACTTGACATTAACACTTACCAATTGTAAATTAATGATTCAGCTttatttaagataagataacaTGGTTGGATTGGCTTTATTATCCCAGTGGGAAACCTGCATTGGACGTCAGATTCTTTTAACATGCAACATGTACGCAACATTTACACCAATTATACATGCTTATTCACATATTCACTTCATCATACTTTTTTCTCTTAGtctaaaaaaatgcatgaatattctcttgatttaaaaaatttgatggaaaaaaaagacagccCAGCTAACCTAATTAAGAGACAGCCAAGGTGAAGTGAAGTTGGGGGCTTTAATAGACATGGAGATAGAGGGTGGATATCATGAGATGGGTCagtgatacatttttttaaatcatgtaatTGTTGCAGGTAGCTGTGGTAAAAACTAGTCATTCATAAGTAATCATTATCAAAAGCATACCCTCCTTATCGTGTAATTAAATGGAACTCTGAAGCGGACCATGTAACACCTGCAAACATTATAACTGCTCACAAACGTGATAAACCCCAAACgtaatctgacatttttaatataataattTCACAAAAGTAGTAAatttcccacaaatgtaatagcAGTTACATACTGTAAGTGCAATAACTTTTACATTTGGAgggatttattgtgtttttgggAAGATAAAAATCACTGTTTCTCAAAACTGTATTAACTTCCCATAAATGTAATgtgaaaactaaaactgaagCTGTGGTGATTGTTAGTTATAACCTTTTTACAACTGCCAGTGGGTTTAAGTCAGTTTAAgctaaagtcaaataaaaaaaatttagtcATGGGGATTTTTGGTTAACCATAGAAAAGGAAGGTTTTCTTCCAGAGTCTTAAAATGCTCTTATAACCATGAATCTTAGCCccaaaattttgaaattaaaaaagtagAGGAATGataacaattttggaaaattctgCAAGATCAAAATGAATTAAGCTCTCAGATAGGGTTGATCTGGTTGAAATGTAAGTAATTGATAGAGAGCATAACCTTTCTACACATGAACAAAATGCACAGGACAAGGCTGTGCTGGCTCTCAGACTAAAGCAAGTTACTTCATCTTAAACATACAGGGAAGTTTTAGTAAAACCTCCTTTGAcgaaaaacacattttgaatgGATGGAAATTTGAAGTTACTGTCAAATCCCTGGATGAACAGTGTTTCTGTACATTATTCCACTTTGATAAGATTTGTGGTACCAGTGTTTTAAGACTCTGaacaaaactacttcctgtttcatggcgaacaaaaagtTGCCTTGACTACATTTTTTGATGTGACCTGAGCTTAAGCTAACTTGAACACACTGCTAGTTGTTAAAAGGTTATTACAAAAAATGACCACAAATACATAGTTTCCATATTACATTTGTGAGAAATTATTACAATTTATAAAAGCAGAAGATTTGTACCTTCCCACAAACgtaataaaaattgtaaaaattgtAGTAGGCAACTGCTCTTACATTTGTGGGAAATGTATTACATTTGTAGGATTATTACGTTTGTGGGAAGTTATGACATTTGCAGGTGTAACAGACTAGTGTGTACAATATCAACCCATTGTTCAGATGAGATCTGAGAACAAGCAAGACATCTTTCTCTACCTGTGAAGTCTCCCCCTGCTGGTTGTTAAGCAGACTGCAGGTTTAAAGCTCTGGCACATTGGCTCCACTTTACAACAAAATGGTTTTTACCACTTCTGCTATGTAGTCTATGATGTGCGTGCTTGTGTGAAGACTagaaaaggggttgaatatATAAGACCTTAGTTTACTGCTGTGAAATGGCTTTTGTTTAGATGATTTTTTAGCAATGATCAgaatttttttcctctaaaatcaGGTCTTAATCAATATACATCTGTGGGGAGTATTAATAAGATTCAATCTGAAATACAGTTTTCTCGAAAAAATCCCTCTCAGCCATTTAGGCATAATGTTACAGTCATGTTGTATGACTGAGCCATAGTAAGAGTTTTTTATAATTGTTTTCTAATTGACCTCTGATgtttgtaaaattatttttgtttttgacaacCATAAAGGGAAAAATGAATATGTATGGAAACATTGTAAAGCTATTTTAgtaatgaagaaaaaatattttccataCCATCAGATACAAGTACAGTATATTTGCAGTATTTGCAGTAATTTTTCCCATGTTGTATTATTCCTTTTCCAGGAGCAGAACAAATCTCAGAGCCAAACCTTGACCCACAGATCAGGACCAAAAGTCCAGCACCAGAGTTAAGAGTATCACAGCCATCTCCCACACCTCCCTCTGAGCCAGACAAGCATCAGACTGAGACAGAGTCGTCTGCGGAGACAGAGGATGCTGCTGAGTCCAAGCAGAGTGCAGTGGTGGAGCTGGCTTCAGATGAACAGTCAGGCATGGAGGAAAAggagaaacaggaggaaaaaaagctgGAGGATCAGAAGCAGAGTGTGGGTGAGGTAGAAGAGCATGTAGAAGTAGTCAAAGTAGAGGATGTAGCCGAAGGTGGAGAGCCAAATTTGGAAGTGAACGTAGAGTTGGAGGAGGAGTTTGAGAAGGAGCAAACGACAGAAAAGGATGTAGATGAGAGTGTACTGCTGAGCGAgaaggaaagacaaaatgaggaagtTAATGAAAAGGACAACTGCTCTGCATCCAGCATCTCCTCCACGAGCAGCACTCTGGAGAGGGAGGAGCGCGAAGAGAAGCTCAACAATGACATTGAAGCAGGTATGATTTttccattttactcattttctctTATAATaaactttaattgtttttaagtCAACAACTGTTTTTATATTAACAGGCCAGTGGACCTCGTGCATTAAAGATGCAGATGTGAATGACCACTGCAACAAAATACTCAACAGTAAGCGCTTCATGCTGGACATGCTCTATGCTCAGAAGACAACCGGCAATGATGATGACGGGAATgtagaagaaacagaaaaagacaagtGTAAATGTGAGAAGGAGACAGAGGTCAGCGACTCGTCTGTGGCTAGCTTGGCCAGCAGGATCTCCACGCTGGAGGCTCACAGACAGGCCAGGGGAGAAATTGTGAAGAAAATGGAGGTGGGACACTTGGACAACCAAGGAAGTGTTCGAGCGGTGGCGGAGAAGTTTGGAGATTTAGTAAAAGGCCTGACGTCTCCTCCTGAAGTCGAAGCTTCCAaagaacagcagcagcagtctgacAAATCATCAACGACGCAATCATTACCCCCAAAGAAAGAGTCGGACTACATCtgggatcagctgatggccacgCCCAGAGAGCTGCGGATCAAAGAGATGGACTTCACTGACCTGAAGGATGAGGATGACATGGACATATTAGATATAAACAATGTGATGGGCTCAGGTGACCTGATACCACCTCCCCCTCCTGCCCTGCCACCACCCCCGCCACTTTTTGGttgccctcctcctcctcccttgcTAGGCAAAATGATGCCCCCACCCCCTCCATTTATGGCCCCAATCCCTCCACCCTCCCCTCAGCTGAGTCGAGGGGAGATTCCTCTCtttcaaaagaagaagaagacgatCCGTCTCTTCTGGAACGAGGTGCGTCCAATGGACTGGCAATGTAAGAGCCATAAATTCTGTAAGGAGTCCCTCTGGTCCAAACTGGATCCTGTGAAACTAGACACGTCCAAGCTGGagcagctgtttgagtccaAATCCAAGGAGCTGCCTGTCACAAAGGTAAATGAGTGCTGTGCTGTTTCCTGCTATCAAGCCCCATAACAGACAGGAGTATCTGTGAGGTGATGATCTCAGTAATCTCTGTGGTTATGTGTTTTACCatgtgataaaaatggtcaaacttGTGTCACACAGGTTGTTCAGTACCACATTTTTGGTTGTCAGCAAAGTGAAAGCTCAGTTTGATGAAATTTGGAGAAATTGTGCAGTTGGTCTGATAAAGATCAAACTCAAAagaaaattattattaaaaagaCTAAAAGAGTCTGTTCTCTATCCTCTCAAGACccttggttctcagctggtggttctggacccaaaagtaggtTGCAAAGCCATTCTCCGTGGTTCATTGAATTGGGCCTTGAAAAACATGtggcaaaagtctatgatgtgcttttattgtaAAGGACGGGTCTACATCTCTCTGCTCTTTTGTTCCTTCTAAAGTCCAAACtgccatttttcaacaaaaatatttggttgTGATTggaaaatttaagaaatttgggtcacaatttgtcATTAGGAGGTGGTGGAAGGTCCTGAGACTAGACCAGTAGAGAGCCATTGCTCTAGATTCTTCgaaactgaaaacacacaaacacttcaaCAGCCTGGTGTTTCCTCTGGAACCGTCCTTTGAGTCCTCTGCCAAACCAAAAGCCAGGATTCAGTAACATAAACTCATTATAGAAAATGTTCAGATTGTGAtaatgtttgtttctcttttagAAAGCAGCTGTAGATGGCAAACGACAAGAAATCATAGTCCTGGATTCAAAACGCAGCAATGCCATAAACATCGGTTTGACTGTGTTACCTCCCCCACGCACCATTAAGACCGCAATCCTCAACTTTGATGAGTATGCTCTGAACAAGGAGGGCATCGAGGTAAGCATTACAGAGATTCTGTATCAACACTGGTAACAGCTTATTATAATTACTGTGTAGAGCATCATATCAAACTCATTCAGACTGACTGGGTCCAAAATAAGCATGGTTTTCATCATTGATATTTACTCAGCACATGAAAAATGCACTGAAAGATTTCCCAAAACAAGAAAGATTTGACTCATCCAGATAGGAAAGCCCACAATGTTGACATTTGGtgcttttttctgtctgcatGGCAAGCTTTAAGGCTGTTGTCATGTAATTAATCACAGGGATGATTAAAGGTTAGCtctatgtgcatattttcaGGTCGTTTTAAAAACCACACTACAGACTTTAAAGGACTTCCCATCAGCAGATAATGATTAATTGAGCATCCCCTTGGTGTTATATAACCTGCAGTTTGTAAAGCTTCACCTTGAGTTCATTTTCAGCACAGAGAATATTCCTCTCACCTTTTGTCTCTGACAGCCAGACAAGGGTGGAATAAAAGTTCAGATGTCAGACAAGTTTGTGGGGAAAATTTGGAAACATCACACACAGAACTGGGAATGTCAGTACAGATTTGTTTTCCCCTTCCTCTCTGTGATATACTCACTGACATATCCTGAAAAAGTTTTTCTCAGGCATTAAAAAAGTCTTGATGAATGACTCACTaagtttgttgtctttttttcctcgTTTCCCCGTCCTTCTCCCAGAAAATCCTGACAATGATCcccacagaggaggagaagcagAGGATTCAGGAGGCTCAGCTGGTCAACCCTGATATTCCCCTGGGCAGTGCTGAGCAGTTCCTCCTTACCCTCTCCTCCATCACTGAGCTGTCTGCTCGCCTGCAGCTGTGGGCCTTCAAGATGGACTATGAGCTTATTGAGAAGGTCAGACACTCTGCTGTTTACTTTAATCACATGTGGAACGTCACACCATAGGAAGTTAAATatgtatgaatattttttttgcagtgcatGTGCATATGTGCTCTTGAAACTATATCAGATAGTTGAACTTTTCATAAGATAAACACATCTGCATATGGCCTACcgcttagcttagcatgtattAAAGGTGgtaaagaaaaaagcagcaagCCTAAGTATGATTAGGTAACAAGATTTGCTTCTCCTCTCAGTGAAACAAAGTTACAGGATTTCACAATCTGTACATGTTTTTTGGCAAGCAGAAGTGACTTTAGGGGAATCTCAGGTTTAACGGTAACTCTTTTTTGGACAACTTTACAACATTTGCAACACAGTCGGCCATATAGGGTTTTAATTTGATCCAATTTAGTGGCCTGGAATTAATATAAGATGATATCATATGGCCAGCTAGCTCAATGAGTTCCCTTTAAAGCAGCTCACAAAAAAGCAGCTCAGATATGATCAGAACGTCTTAACCTCTTCCACACATTCAATTGAAAACCAACACACCTTTTCCtgtataaagaaaacaaatcaacatGTTGAGAAATAAATCTGTCATTATAAAGACGCGCATCCCTAAATGTATATGAGGGctttaaaaacagtgtttgtttcttttcaatcttagatttttttaacagttagTTGTAATTAGtcttcttttttaatcacattctAAAATTTCACTGGTTTCCctctaaaagtgtttttgtttcattttggattcaTGGACCATCTcaaactaagggtaactgacttcctgtttggttaaagactgcttttattttgaaataaaatagtCTTCAGGTATGTTGAACACTTTGACATGAATGTAACAAGGGAAAATAAGTGAAATGCTTGATAACaaaaaggtgcagatgactttggacTGATCCActaagctgtctgtgagttaGATTAGCCATAGGCTATGTTTAGACTGCAGGCCTTAgagtccctgtaaagtaaaatccaaaatttgtggcTTAACACACTAAATATgctggaataaggttgctgtaaacatgtgacaacgctgagatctacatgtgacttaattttgaatttagattGTTGTTGGATTTAGACACTTGTTGACAGTTGTTCACCTCATttttggcttggtttaatttgggcacgGCAAATATAGGGAGTCACCACATCTCTGGTCCCTATGGGGAATTACCCTGCTCCCCCTAAGGCtgcaatgatataaaatcactcagcagttcatctcagtacagtctgttgttagctgatgtcactgtcttCTTTggaagttaacagccagctacatgctgtttcttgttcattgtgaggtaaatttcccaaatctatcagccagtGGCCTATGGGTCATTCAAAGTATCATAACTGAGAAATTTGGGCCAGAAAACAGTATATGTAATCCCCGACTTCTGTCTCCCAGCTCTGGCACAGaggcaggctaattgctggagtgcttgtctatcTTCTACTTGAACTAGAtacagcaggaacaaacatcttatctgctgaaggtgtgttttaatccatatttcaaagtttttaagttttgtaaATTATGCTTATCATtattaaagacttttattttgaagagcaacatcatcTCAACAAAAAAGACATCTCATAAATGGGAGAGAAACATAActtcacataactcagaaaatgagatataAGGAACACCTGAAGTGTTAAAGGGTTAGAAAATGAAACCGAGACCTTTTAGTTCTAAACCATAAGTCTCAAACTCGCGGCCCTTTTTGCTGCCCACAGGAAGACATTTTGCCCCCCAAAAAGCCTCAATTCATATTATGTCCATAATATGAATAAGCATTAAGAGATAagaacaaaaattcaaaataggtGCCTTAATCCCCAAAATGCAGGTAATGAACacactgcagctgaaaaaacaCACTCTTTTGATGTCTTCATAATAAAACAATCTTCCGGTTGTTATGGTTGAGGGCGAAGGTATCAATGAGTTTTGCTTGGTCCGGGGCTCGGGTTCCTCAAATAATTCTttcatttgtgttgttgtggcagtgtgagaggaaaaaGCTCTATTTTCATTACATTGtagctattattattattatgtaggaaagtggtgaaacaatagaactcagtagaaatgtttttcaacTTTTGACACTGTTAAAGCATTTGCACACAGTTTAAGAAGTGTAAAATAGATGTACTCTTTCGGCAGTGTACAGATTAAATCCCAGCTGTTCTCTAAATTTTTTCTGCATCATGGTCCTCTcttggcttctttttttttttctcatgaatcCTCTGAAGGCAGCGGACTCCACAGCTTATATCAGTGTGTCTTTAACAACATACCTTGCTATCACTCCATTAGTGCTGCCTTGGTGACACACTGTGCAGCTGGCAGTGATTTAAAATCTGGCCATGGTTGTTTACATGGAGTGGCTTCTCCTTACTCTGCTGGGCTAACGtgagctgtacctgggttagtGGTGTTTGTAGCGTACGGCTCTCTGGCTCTCTAGCTTAGCTGTAGCGAGTTCGTAAGGTTGTTATAACTGTTCTTGGTGGTGGGAAAGTTTACTTTCCTGTTCTTTACCGTCCTTTATCCCGAGGAGGGAAAAGTAATGCTGGTGTTtccaagacagagagctcacACTCGAGTGCTCAGCCATGGTGTGTGTGCGCGCTTCaatgcctgtgtttgtttgtgtgtgtccgCAGAGACTCTATTCTCTCACAGGATGCTGATGTACTTACAGTCCTGAACCGGATGTTTACTGACCTTCATCAACAAGTTGTCGGCTGTAAAAGTAACGAGTAACGTGTATCTTAAATTCTCAGTAATTGTAACGGCgttgatgattttaaaaagaaatgcgtTACTGTAACGCGTTACTTAGTAACGCGTTATTCCCAACCTTGGTTGGGATTAAGTTGCAGTGGTTTTCTTAGTAAACCTCACAGGGGCTGCTGGGAGATGTTGAAGTGCTGACATGGACAATAAAACGTGATTAATGTGAAAAATCACTAATTACGGAACTTAATTACATTGGGATTTGTTCATCAGTGCTGACAGCCCTAGAGACGTTTCGAGGACTGCTGCTCTTCAACTGATGAAAAGTTTGTTGTCATTAATATGACAATTTCATCTAAAGATGGCTTccttttgatgcattttggtTATTTGCAAACATAACATCATTTTTGGGTGCTTGTAGactgaaaattttaaatcaagCTCTAGAGTGGAGACTTATGAAAATGCTACACTTGTGTTGTCATGTAAAATGACACTATGAAGTCCCCTTTGAAAATTAGAGACTTGCACACATGCATCATACAGCTCCAGTTGATGGCAAGGCCCAAGTAGGTAGATTACAACAACAAAGGCAGATTTGTAAGTTCTGTTTATATTGCTCACGCCAAGTCAACATTTTCTCTAAATTAACTCTGTAGTTTTGCCAAACTGTGTGCAAAGCGATTGTTATCAAAATGTCACCTGAACACGAACCTCTTTGGAAACGGGAAGCACAAAGCAGTTCCATCTTaagtgggtcatttctgtgTTAACCTGACCAAAGCTAACCAGCAGGTGTCTGTAGCTTTGTGGTTTTGTACAGACAGAATAGACATGAGCAATGTTAATCTTATTTAAGTGCAAGTAAGCAAAAGATTGAGTGTTTTcccaaatatttgaatatttggtgtgctactgttttatttttcttaaatttactGAGGTGGTGTCCTTCAAAGGGGAGAAGAGGAGCAAAATGAATAAGAGGAAAAAGGTGCAGATAAGGAGAGATAATTTGCTTCTTGActacatttttatgcttttttagGAAGTGGCAGAGCCTCTGCAGGACCTGAAGGAAGGGATGGACCAgttggagaaaaacaaaacactccGCTATATCTTGACCACGTTGCTGGCCATTGGCAACTTCCTCAACAGCACCAACGTGAGTCACCTTCAATACATATAAGGTTCAGAGAAGAGggtcccccttttaaaactctCCCTCTGTATCTTCTACTCACTTTCTTTCCTTCCTCCCATGCtccccctctttttctcccaCTAACATGTTTATTTGGCAGGGTAACAGTGGAGTCTATGTGTAGAAGAATGTGTTGGCTGACTGTGTGCAGCAGACACTGTCCTTCTACAGTAAAAATGCTCATCAAGGCCTCTGCTGAGCCCAGctccctgtctctgtctgtctgaggCCGTTTGTTTCTTGACAGTTTGTCTGGCTGCTTGTGTGTCTGCTTTCTCTTATGTCTCATTTTTTGACTCCTTGCGTGTGCCTCTGTGTGCATGTATCTGTGTGAATGTTTGTATGTATGAGTGAACCTCTGGGACATCAGagccaaaaaaatgcaaaagggAAACATAAttcatcaaaatcaaaacaagttGTTCTTGTAAATAATAGCTGCATTCAGATTTTGCAGTAGGCCATTTCAAACTGGCAAAAGAACAAGGGAGATCCTGTTGGGATTGTGTCTTTCATGAAGTGTTCCTGCTTTTAAAGCTTGGCTGTGTTGTGTGGAACAACTGAAGTAGATTGTGGTTTCTGCTAATCATCAGTCCAAATGAATCTACACATCTACTCTGGCACTCCTTTGAGCCCCTTGTTTTCTGACTCTGCCCAAAAGGAAATTGACCGCAATTTGTCGCCTTTTGATTTTAATTCCAGACAGTTGTTTCCTTCCCACGTTGTGACCATGTTTCTGTTCTTCAGGCCAAAGGCTTTGAGCTGAGTTACTTGGAGAAAGTCCCAGAGGTTAAAGATACTGTTCACAAGCAGTCCTTGCTGCACCACACCTGCGCCATCGTGGTCGAGAAGTTTCCAGACAGTACTGATCTCTACTCTGAGATAGGAGCCGTCACCAGATTAACAAAGGtgagtttgttttaaaacaaacattgtCTTCTCTGTTTCATTTAGGTTTTTGGGCTGTAAATACACGTCTCTTTCAGTAAAGTCAGTCTGTATGGGA
It encodes the following:
- the fhod3b gene encoding FH1/FH2 domain-containing protein 3 isoform X3, coding for MATFICRVQFLDDTDPFNSTNFPEPTRPPLYTFREDIPLINQIAGVHRLLKAPQKPDDCALQLSHNGSYLDLESTLAEQRDELEGFQEEGGRGKKHSVILRTQLSVRVHACIEKLYNSTGRELRRALFSLKQIFQDDKDLVHEFVVAEGLTCLIKVGAEADQNYQNYILRALGQIMLYVDGMNGLISHNETVQWLYSLVGSKFRLVVKTALKLLLVFVEYTESNATLLIKAVNVVDTKRGSKLWSNIMEILDEKDGVDTELLVYAMTLINKTLAGLPDQDSYYDMVDCLEEQSIEAMAQRHLSRKGTDLDLVEQINIYEVTLRHEDGDNETQLPPSGRKDRRRASVGGTNERRGLERRRSRRHSLQNSRGHASAPASPSSPHTAASSFLPFGGQRVEDISERISANGTPYPGRHQAPTSSNQRFTASAPSTPDSKSTDRPALGGLLTSSYRQHQESLAAERERRRVEREERLQRIEREERNRFNRDYGEKREELRQAREERYKAVERIAAEELERERPRVTRGRTEITLCLSPTPASRSASRCTTPSSIISQEDIVTTAHQTSGAEQISEPNLDPQIRTKSPAPELRVSQPSPTPPSEPDKHQTETESSAETEDAAESKQSAVVELASDEQSGMEEKEKQEEKKLEDQKQSVGEVEEHVEVVKVEDVAEGGEPNLEVNVELEEEFEKEQTTEKDVDESVLLSEKERQNEEVNEKDNCSASSISSTSSTLEREEREEKLNNDIEAGQWTSCIKDADVNDHCNKILNSKRFMLDMLYAQKTTGNDDDGNVEETEKDKCKCEKETEVSDSSVASLASRISTLEAHRQARGEIVKKMEVGHLDNQGSVRAVAEKFGDLVKGLTSPPEVEASKEQQQQSDKSSTTQSLPPKKESDYIWDQLMATPRELRIKEMDFTDLKDEDDMDILDINNVMGSGDLIPPPPPALPPPPPLFGCPPPPPLLGKMMPPPPPFMAPIPPPSPQLSRGEIPLFQKKKKTIRLFWNEVRPMDWQCKSHKFCKESLWSKLDPVKLDTSKLEQLFESKSKELPVTKKAAVDGKRQEIIVLDSKRSNAINIGLTVLPPPRTIKTAILNFDEYALNKEGIEKILTMIPTEEEKQRIQEAQLVNPDIPLGSAEQFLLTLSSITELSARLQLWAFKMDYELIEKEVAEPLQDLKEGMDQLEKNKTLRYILTTLLAIGNFLNSTNAKGFELSYLEKVPEVKDTVHKQSLLHHTCAIVVEKFPDSTDLYSEIGAVTRLTKVDFDQLQDNLAQMERRCKASWDHLKVIAKHEMKLALKQKMSDFLKECAERIIILKIVHRRIINRFHAFLMFLGHPIYAIREVSIHRFSKILSEFALEYRTTRERVLQQKQKRANHRERNKTRGKMITDSEDEDESENGKFGSASSDAQESQPQGIQYAEDAAEHENMKAVLKSSSLGGESGTSTVPGLRTRTRASSTRGRVPPWCSASDDPVNCTDDTADEIMERIVRSATQGPSTRTQPRERRRSRANRKSLRRTLKSGLTSEEANALGLSSGSEMQV
- the fhod3b gene encoding FH1/FH2 domain-containing protein 3 isoform X2 — protein: MATFICRVQFLDDTDPFNSTNFPEPTRPPLYTFREDIPLINQIAGVHRLLKAPQKPDDCALQLSHNGSYLDLESTLAEQRDELEGFQEEGGRGKKHSVILRTQLSVRVHACIEKLYNSTGRELRRALFSLKQIFQDDKDLVHEFVVAEGLTCLIKVGAEADQNYQNYILRALGQIMLYVDGMNGLISHNETVQWLYSLVGSKFRLVVKTALKLLLVFVEYTESNATLLIKAVNVVDTKRGSKLWSNIMEILDEKDGVDTELLVYAMTLINKTLAGLPDQDSYYDMVDCLEEQSIEAMAQRHLSRKGTDLDLVEQINIYEVTLRHEDGDNETQLPPSGRKDRRRASVGGTNERRGLERRRSRRHSLQNSRGHASAPASPSSPHTAASSFLPFGGQRVEDISESLTDLNNLPTSNTARKPCWAERISANGTPYPGRHQAPTSSNQRFTASAPSTPDSKSTDRPALGGLLTSSYRQHQESLAAERERRRVEREERLQRIEREERNRFNRDYGEKREELRQAREERYKAVERIAAEELERERPRVTRGRTEITLCLSPTPASRSASRCTTPSSIISQEDIVTTAHQTSGAEQISEPNLDPQIRTKSPAPELRVSQPSPTPPSEPDKHQTETESSAETEDAAESKQSAVVELASDEQSGMEEKEKQEEKKLEDQKQSVGEVEEHVEVVKVEDVAEGGEPNLEVNVELEEEFEKEQTTEKDVDESVLLSEKERQNEEVNEKDNCSASSISSTSSTLEREEREEKLNNDIEAGQWTSCIKDADVNDHCNKILNSKRFMLDMLYAQKTTGNDDDGNVEETEKDKCKCEKETEVSDSSVASLASRISTLEAHRQARGEIVKKMEVGHLDNQGSVRAVAEKFGDLVKGLTSPPEVEASKEQQQQSDKSSTTQSLPPKKESDYIWDQLMATPRELRIKEMDFTDLKDEDDMDILDINNVMGSGDLIPPPPPALPPPPPLFGCPPPPPLLGKMMPPPPPFMAPIPPPSPQLSRGEIPLFQKKKKTIRLFWNEVRPMDWQCKSHKFCKESLWSKLDPVKLDTSKLEQLFESKSKELPVTKKAAVDGKRQEIIVLDSKRSNAINIGLTVLPPPRTIKTAILNFDEYALNKEGIEKILTMIPTEEEKQRIQEAQLVNPDIPLGSAEQFLLTLSSITELSARLQLWAFKMDYELIEKEVAEPLQDLKEGMDQLEKNKTLRYILTTLLAIGNFLNSTNAKGFELSYLEKVPEVKDTVHKQSLLHHTCAIVVEKFPDSTDLYSEIGAVTRLTKVDFDQLQDNLAQMERRCKASWDHLKVIAKHEMKLALKQKMSDFLKECAERIIILKIVHRRIINRFHAFLMFLGHPIYAIREVSIHRFSKILSEFALEYRTTRERVLQQKQKRANHRERNKTRGKMITDNGKFGSASSDAQESQPQGIQYAEDAAEHENMKAVLKSSSLGGESGTSTVPGLRTRTRASSTRGRVPPWCSASDDPVNCTDDTADEIMERIVRSATQGPSTRTQPRERRRSRANRKSLRRTLKSGLTSEEANALGLSSGSEMQV